The following proteins come from a genomic window of Nostoc sp. TCL26-01:
- a CDS encoding DJ-1/PfpI/YhbO family deglycase/protease, producing the protein MTNNNSHFGQKKVAMLIEQAVEDIEFILPCNALKQAGFTVVVLGSRTNEKYKGKRGKLSIQADATTTEAIASEFDAVVIPGGMAPDKMRRNPNTVRFVQEAMQQGKWVAAVCHGPQVLIEGDLLQGKRATGFSAIRKDMINAGANYLDEALVVDGNLITSREPGDLAIFTTAILSRLGYGGKDAALPDEKDASAEWWKLADAWGGSTKGDIVRGLNTALSGERYSQEALEKYLEKESNVEAKALFQDLITNKQRHIEILETYLHRLGEKPSLAANIANQYAKVKTALTGSDDIYQIRSALGDVQTGIGDIGNLCAMYTDPVATAIFKEIYQDLLQYEQRLVELYRSCLATTVQPPKPTTGAAVSM; encoded by the coding sequence ATGACCAACAATAACAGTCATTTCGGACAGAAAAAAGTTGCTATGCTCATTGAGCAAGCAGTGGAAGATATAGAGTTTATTCTTCCTTGTAACGCCCTTAAGCAAGCAGGATTTACAGTGGTTGTGCTTGGTTCACGGACGAATGAAAAATATAAAGGCAAACGTGGTAAGCTATCGATCCAAGCTGATGCTACCACTACAGAGGCGATCGCTTCAGAATTTGATGCTGTGGTAATTCCTGGTGGTATGGCTCCTGATAAAATGCGACGCAACCCCAATACAGTCCGCTTCGTACAAGAGGCGATGCAGCAGGGAAAATGGGTAGCTGCGGTTTGTCATGGGCCACAAGTGTTGATTGAAGGCGATTTGCTTCAAGGTAAACGAGCTACAGGCTTTAGTGCTATCCGCAAGGATATGATTAACGCCGGAGCAAATTACTTAGATGAAGCCCTAGTCGTTGACGGGAATTTGATTACATCCCGTGAACCTGGAGATTTGGCAATTTTCACCACAGCTATCTTAAGCCGCTTGGGTTATGGTGGTAAAGATGCGGCACTGCCAGATGAAAAAGATGCTAGCGCCGAATGGTGGAAACTAGCTGATGCTTGGGGTGGTTCAACTAAGGGTGATATTGTTCGAGGCTTAAATACTGCTCTCAGTGGAGAACGTTATTCACAAGAAGCATTAGAAAAGTATCTAGAAAAAGAATCAAATGTGGAAGCAAAAGCCCTGTTTCAAGATTTGATTACCAACAAACAGCGTCACATTGAAATATTAGAAACATATTTGCATAGACTTGGTGAAAAACCTTCTCTAGCCGCAAATATTGCTAATCAATATGCTAAGGTAAAAACGGCTTTAACTGGTAGTGATGATATCTATCAAATCCGTAGCGCTTTGGGTGACGTGCAAACAGGAATTGGTGATATTGGCAACTTGTGTGCAATGTACACTGATCCAGTAGCAACAGCTATTTTCAAAGAAATTTATCAAGATTTATTGCAGTACGAACAACGATTGGTAGAGCTATATCGTTCATGTTTAGCTACTACAGTTCAGCCTCCCAAGCCAACAACAGGTGCGGCTGTTTCTATGTAA
- a CDS encoding cupin domain-containing protein, protein MSDTSVKKIDSTHSPKGKLGQKYLASGKSISMRLWEKEQPGEDKQPTSRDYETVGYVISGRAELHTEGQMILLEAGSSWTVPKGASHYYKILEPFTAVEATSPPAEVHGRDEN, encoded by the coding sequence ATGAGTGATACTAGCGTTAAAAAAATAGACTCTACCCATTCTCCCAAAGGTAAATTAGGTCAAAAATATTTGGCTTCAGGAAAATCTATTTCTATGCGTCTTTGGGAAAAAGAACAACCTGGTGAAGATAAACAACCAACTAGCCGCGACTATGAGACAGTTGGATATGTAATTAGTGGTCGTGCAGAGTTACATACTGAAGGACAGATGATCTTACTGGAGGCAGGAAGTTCCTGGACTGTACCCAAAGGAGCAAGCCATTACTACAAGATTTTAGAACCATTCACAGCTGTGGAAGCAACTAGTCCGCCAGCTGAAGTTCATGGACGGGATGAGAATTAA
- the argJ gene encoding bifunctional ornithine acetyltransferase/N-acetylglutamate synthase, which yields MSDWQEIAGGITAPKGYRAAGITAGLKPSGLPDLALIVSDVEAIAAGVFTTSQVKAACVDYCRQRLQAKQSASAILCNAGQANAATGSQGIRDAQESAELLAKELHISPEAILLASTGVIGQRIKMEALRNGIPKLVASLSETGSDAAAGAIITTDLVTKSIALETTIGDRPVRIGGIAKGSGMIHPNMATMLAFVTCDAAVSPHLWQQMLTRAADRSFNSITVDGDTSTNDSLIALANGQSRTPAITDIGVEFEKLEAMLIAVCQHLAKAIARDGEGATCLVEVQVTGAHDESAARQIAKTIAGSSLVKSAIFGRDPNWGRIAAAAGRAGVPFEQENLQIKLGNFLLLENGQPLTFDRPAASAYLKQAAAGKYLQADTVLISVSVGNGYGTGKAWGCDLSYDYVKINAEYTT from the coding sequence ATGTCGGACTGGCAGGAAATTGCAGGTGGGATTACAGCCCCAAAAGGATATAGAGCAGCAGGAATTACTGCTGGGTTGAAACCTTCGGGGTTGCCTGATTTAGCTTTGATAGTGTCAGATGTAGAGGCGATCGCAGCTGGTGTGTTTACCACAAGTCAAGTTAAAGCCGCCTGTGTAGATTATTGTCGTCAACGCCTGCAAGCCAAGCAGAGTGCTAGTGCGATTCTCTGCAACGCTGGACAAGCCAACGCTGCCACAGGTAGCCAGGGAATTAGAGATGCTCAAGAAAGTGCAGAGTTATTAGCAAAAGAGTTACATATTTCCCCAGAAGCAATTTTATTAGCTTCCACCGGTGTCATCGGTCAACGAATTAAGATGGAAGCTTTACGCAATGGCATTCCTAAACTAGTCGCATCCCTTTCCGAAACAGGTTCAGATGCTGCCGCCGGGGCAATTATTACCACAGATTTAGTCACTAAATCCATTGCTTTAGAAACAACTATAGGCGACCGTCCAGTCCGCATTGGTGGCATTGCCAAAGGTTCTGGCATGATCCACCCCAACATGGCAACCATGCTAGCCTTTGTCACCTGCGATGCCGCAGTTTCTCCCCATCTTTGGCAACAGATGCTAACAAGAGCCGCAGATAGAAGCTTTAATTCCATCACTGTAGATGGAGATACCAGCACCAATGATAGTTTAATTGCCCTAGCCAATGGTCAATCTCGCACGCCAGCGATTACCGACATTGGTGTAGAATTCGAGAAATTAGAGGCCATGCTGATAGCAGTTTGCCAGCATTTAGCCAAAGCGATCGCTCGTGATGGTGAAGGTGCAACTTGTCTTGTCGAGGTGCAAGTCACAGGCGCACACGATGAATCAGCCGCTAGACAAATCGCTAAAACCATTGCCGGTTCATCCTTAGTTAAATCGGCAATTTTCGGTCGTGACCCCAACTGGGGACGCATCGCCGCCGCCGCCGGACGTGCCGGTGTACCCTTTGAGCAAGAGAACCTACAAATTAAGTTAGGCAATTTCCTACTGTTAGAAAATGGTCAACCTCTAACATTTGACCGTCCAGCTGCCAGCGCTTATTTAAAACAAGCGGCGGCGGGTAAATATCTTCAAGCGGATACAGTCTTAATCTCCGTCAGTGTAGGCAATGGTTACGGTACAGGTAAAGCTTGGGGTTGCGACTTGAGTTACGACTACGTAAAAATTAACGCTGAGTATACAACTTAG
- the thrC gene encoding threonine synthase: MTLSLSIAKSHRQPWPGLIEAYREYLPVSDKTPVVTLLEGNTPLIPVPAIAERIGRQVNVFVKYDGLNPTGSFKDRGMTMAISKAKEAGAKAVICASTGNTSAAAAAYARRGGMNAFVLIPDGYVALGKLAQALLYGAEVLAIKGNFDRALEIVREMAESYPITLVNSVNPYRLEGQKTGAFEIVDALGNAPDWLCIPVGNAGNISAYWMGFCQYHQDGKCDRLPKMMGFQAAGAAPLVHGQPVAHPETIATAIRIGNPASWDKAIAAQSASQGNFNAVTDAEILDAYRLLASSEGIFCEPASAASVAGLLQVKDQVPTGATVVCVLTGNGLKDPDTAIKHSHSQFKQGIAADLGSVAQAMGF, from the coding sequence GTGACTTTGAGCTTGTCTATTGCTAAATCTCATCGCCAACCCTGGCCTGGACTCATAGAAGCCTATCGTGAGTACTTACCTGTGAGTGACAAAACACCGGTTGTGACGTTGCTAGAGGGTAACACACCCTTGATACCGGTGCCGGCGATCGCAGAACGCATTGGTAGACAAGTCAATGTCTTTGTCAAATACGACGGTCTTAACCCCACTGGCAGTTTCAAAGACCGGGGGATGACAATGGCAATTTCCAAAGCTAAGGAAGCTGGAGCCAAAGCGGTGATTTGTGCCAGCACCGGTAACACCTCAGCCGCAGCCGCAGCCTATGCCCGACGTGGGGGGATGAATGCCTTTGTCTTGATTCCTGATGGTTATGTGGCGTTAGGTAAATTAGCGCAAGCTTTGCTTTACGGGGCAGAGGTATTAGCAATTAAAGGCAATTTTGACCGGGCTTTAGAGATTGTCAGGGAGATGGCAGAAAGCTATCCCATCACTTTGGTGAATTCAGTTAATCCCTACCGTTTGGAAGGACAAAAAACAGGAGCTTTTGAAATTGTCGATGCTCTGGGTAATGCTCCAGACTGGCTGTGTATTCCTGTCGGTAATGCAGGGAATATCTCAGCATATTGGATGGGCTTTTGTCAATATCACCAAGATGGAAAATGCGATCGCCTACCCAAAATGATGGGATTCCAAGCAGCAGGTGCAGCCCCCTTGGTGCATGGTCAGCCAGTAGCCCATCCAGAAACAATTGCTACCGCCATCCGCATCGGTAATCCAGCCAGTTGGGATAAAGCGATCGCTGCCCAATCCGCCAGTCAGGGCAACTTCAACGCCGTCACCGATGCAGAAATTCTCGATGCTTACCGACTTTTGGCATCATCTGAAGGTATCTTCTGCGAACCAGCTAGCGCCGCATCTGTCGCGGGATTACTGCAAGTCAAAGACCAAGTACCCACAGGTGCAACAGTCGTCTGTGTCCTCACTGGCAACGGCTTAAAAGACCCAGATACAGCCATTAAACACAGTCACAGTCAATTTAAACAAGGCATTGCCGCCGACTTAGGATCTGTTGCTCAAGCAATGGGATTCTAA
- the thiC gene encoding phosphomethylpyrimidine synthase, translating to MRTEWIAKRRGQSNVTQMHYARQGVITEEMYYVAQRENLPPDLIREEVARGRMIIPANINHTNLEPMAIGIASKCKVNANIGASPNSSNLQEEVDKLNLAVKYGADTVMDLSTGGGNLDEIRTAIINASPVPIGTVPVYQALESVHGTIENLTPEDFLHIIEKHAQQGVDYQTIHAGILIEHLPLVRSRITGIVSRGGGILARWMLHHHKQNPLYTHFSDIIEIFKRYDVSFSLGDSLRPGCTHDASDEAQLAELKTLGQLTRKAWEHDVQVMVEGPGHVPMDQIEFNVKKQMEECSEAPFYVLGPLVTDIAPGYDHITSAIGAAMAGWYGTAMLCYVTPKEHLGLPNAEDVRNGLIAYKIAAHAADIARHRPGARDRDDELSHARYNFDWNRQFELSLDPERAKEYHDETLPADIYKTAEFCSMCGPKFCPMQTKVDADALTELEKFLAKEPVRG from the coding sequence ATGCGGACAGAATGGATTGCCAAGCGGCGTGGGCAAAGTAATGTTACTCAAATGCACTACGCACGCCAGGGTGTCATCACCGAAGAAATGTACTACGTTGCTCAACGGGAAAATCTGCCTCCAGACCTGATTCGGGAAGAGGTAGCACGGGGGAGAATGATTATCCCTGCGAATATAAATCACACCAACTTAGAGCCGATGGCGATCGGTATTGCCTCTAAATGTAAGGTAAATGCTAACATTGGTGCTTCTCCCAACTCCTCTAACTTGCAGGAAGAAGTTGATAAATTAAATCTCGCAGTCAAGTACGGTGCTGATACCGTCATGGATTTGTCCACAGGTGGCGGGAACTTAGACGAAATTCGTACCGCCATCATCAACGCCTCACCCGTTCCTATCGGTACAGTGCCAGTTTACCAAGCATTAGAAAGCGTCCACGGCACAATTGAAAACCTGACACCAGAAGACTTTCTTCACATCATCGAAAAACACGCCCAGCAAGGTGTAGACTATCAAACCATCCACGCCGGGATTTTAATTGAACATTTACCCTTAGTCAGAAGCCGCATCACTGGCATTGTTTCCCGTGGTGGTGGGATTTTAGCTCGGTGGATGCTGCATCACCACAAACAAAACCCACTTTACACCCACTTCAGCGACATTATTGAAATTTTTAAGAGATATGATGTCTCCTTTAGTTTAGGTGATTCTCTCCGCCCTGGTTGTACACATGATGCGTCTGATGAAGCTCAGTTAGCCGAACTGAAAACACTGGGACAACTCACCCGCAAAGCTTGGGAACATGATGTACAGGTGATGGTAGAAGGGCCTGGACACGTGCCAATGGATCAAATCGAGTTTAACGTCAAAAAGCAGATGGAAGAGTGTTCGGAAGCTCCCTTCTATGTGCTGGGGCCATTGGTGACAGACATTGCTCCTGGTTATGACCATATCACCTCAGCGATCGGTGCAGCGATGGCTGGTTGGTACGGTACAGCGATGTTATGCTATGTCACACCAAAAGAACACTTGGGATTACCTAATGCTGAAGATGTCCGCAATGGGTTGATTGCCTACAAAATAGCAGCTCATGCGGCTGACATTGCCAGACATCGCCCCGGTGCAAGAGACAGAGATGATGAACTATCTCATGCTCGTTACAACTTCGACTGGAATCGTCAGTTTGAATTATCCCTAGATCCAGAAAGAGCTAAGGAATATCATGATGAAACTTTACCAGCAGACATTTATAAAACTGCTGAGTTCTGTTCGATGTGCGGGCCGAAATTCTGCCCGATGCAAACTAAGGTTGATGCTGATGCGCTGACGGAACTAGAAAAGTTCTTGGCGAAAGAACCTGTCAGAGGCTAG
- a CDS encoding DUF262 domain-containing protein, which produces MNTIEPNSKAESLSDFMDEETSTQNPENWENEENEIIPFKYSITSYGADYPVDSLVKRLENGSIYIPSLQRRYVWKLEQASRFIESLLLGLPVPGIFLSKEKETQKLLVIDGQQRLRTLQSFYTGLFQDNGNEKKFTLKNVQLQFEGLTYNTLPHEDRRRLDDSIIHATIVNQDEPSEDDSSIYHIFQRLNTGGTRLESQEIRSSIYHGEFNDLLKELNQNSAWRSIYGKDDKNLRDEELILRFIALYFKENEYKKPMKNFLNNFMGKNRHLKCYSSEQIRSLFETTINKIYQCIGDKAFKPKKVLNASVFDAVMIGVARRLEKGNINDCEDLKSKYTSLLENQNFLAVTVNTARTSEEKNIENRIRIATNTFAEVE; this is translated from the coding sequence ATGAATACTATTGAACCAAATAGTAAAGCAGAGTCTTTATCAGATTTTATGGATGAAGAAACTTCAACTCAAAATCCAGAGAATTGGGAGAATGAGGAAAATGAGATCATTCCATTTAAATATTCAATTACTAGCTATGGAGCAGACTACCCTGTAGATAGTCTTGTAAAACGTTTAGAAAACGGCAGTATATACATTCCCTCACTTCAGCGTCGTTATGTATGGAAATTGGAGCAGGCTTCACGTTTCATTGAATCACTTTTACTTGGGCTACCAGTTCCAGGTATCTTTTTATCAAAAGAAAAAGAAACACAAAAGCTATTAGTTATTGATGGTCAACAAAGATTGCGGACGCTGCAATCTTTCTATACAGGATTATTCCAAGATAATGGCAACGAAAAAAAGTTTACTCTTAAAAATGTACAACTGCAATTTGAGGGTCTTACCTACAACACTCTTCCCCATGAAGATCGTCGCCGATTAGACGATTCGATTATACACGCAACTATTGTCAACCAAGACGAACCATCGGAAGATGATAGTAGCATTTATCATATTTTCCAAAGACTCAATACAGGTGGCACAAGATTAGAGTCTCAAGAGATTCGCTCTTCCATCTATCATGGAGAATTTAACGATTTATTAAAGGAACTCAACCAGAATTCTGCATGGCGGTCTATATATGGTAAAGATGATAAAAACTTGAGAGATGAAGAACTCATTCTCCGCTTTATTGCACTTTATTTTAAAGAGAATGAATACAAGAAACCTATGAAGAATTTTCTCAACAACTTTATGGGTAAAAATCGGCATTTAAAATGCTATTCTAGTGAACAAATTAGAAGTTTATTTGAAACAACAATTAACAAAATTTATCAATGTATTGGCGACAAGGCTTTTAAGCCTAAAAAAGTTTTAAACGCATCTGTATTTGATGCAGTTATGATAGGTGTTGCTCGTCGATTAGAGAAGGGTAATATTAATGACTGTGAAGACTTAAAATCAAAATACACTAGCCTACTAGAAAATCAGAATTTTCTTGCAGTCACAGTGAATACAGCTCGTACATCTGAAGAAAAGAATATTGAAAATAGAATAAGAATTGCGACTAATACGTTTGCTGAAGTAGAATGA
- a CDS encoding HEPN domain-containing protein, producing the protein MKNLEVIKAKQKLDSLFEKINKLPDDIELKAHWARYLCILVSGFIENSIRAIYSQYAKNKAIPNIANFVERKLDDLQNPKMEKILQLTGAFSPEWESNLRKATEGELKDAIDSIVANRNNIAHGQDVGITYATIKDYYEKAFKVIKMIENQCNN; encoded by the coding sequence ATGAAAAATCTTGAGGTGATAAAAGCCAAGCAAAAACTTGATAGTTTATTTGAAAAAATCAATAAATTGCCGGATGATATTGAACTTAAAGCCCATTGGGCAAGATATTTATGTATATTAGTATCAGGATTTATAGAAAATTCAATACGTGCAATATATAGTCAATATGCAAAAAATAAGGCTATTCCAAATATAGCGAACTTTGTGGAACGTAAATTAGATGATCTACAAAACCCTAAAATGGAAAAAATACTTCAATTAACAGGAGCATTTAGCCCAGAATGGGAATCAAATCTTAGAAAAGCTACTGAAGGCGAATTAAAAGATGCCATTGATAGTATTGTTGCTAACAGAAATAATATCGCACATGGTCAAGATGTTGGCATTACGTATGCAACAATAAAAGATTATTATGAAAAAGCATTTAAGGTAATTAAGATGATTGAAAATCAGTGTAATAATTAG
- a CDS encoding Uma2 family endonuclease: MTIAQSSELGITHLPDHTELPESDGTFVKNFQEHPQSILLTDSVTSVLQQLHPDNQYAIGQDCGIYWRLTEPPEKGAEAPDWFYVPNVPPMLNGKFRRSYVLWQEYVAPLIVLEFVSGDGSEERDKTPVTGKFWVYEQAIRVPFYGIYEVSKASVELYHLVDGHYELVPANARGHYAIPAMGVELGIWQGQYKNMQAPWLRWWDAQGNLLLNSDEQCQVLTTQTQVLSQELEQEQQRAERLAEKLRQLGVDPDQL; this comes from the coding sequence ATGACTATTGCTCAATCTTCTGAACTAGGCATTACCCATCTTCCCGACCATACTGAGTTACCAGAGTCAGACGGAACATTTGTGAAAAATTTTCAAGAACACCCTCAAAGTATCCTGCTGACAGACTCCGTTACGAGTGTTTTGCAACAATTACATCCTGATAATCAATACGCTATTGGTCAAGATTGCGGGATCTATTGGCGTTTAACCGAACCTCCTGAAAAAGGCGCTGAAGCACCTGATTGGTTTTATGTACCCAATGTACCACCAATGTTAAATGGTAAGTTTCGGCGTTCTTATGTCTTGTGGCAAGAGTATGTTGCACCGTTGATTGTCTTAGAATTTGTCTCTGGTGACGGTTCTGAGGAACGAGATAAAACACCCGTGACTGGTAAATTTTGGGTATATGAGCAAGCGATTCGCGTACCCTTTTACGGTATCTATGAAGTTAGTAAAGCTAGCGTGGAATTATATCACCTGGTAGATGGTCACTATGAACTAGTGCCAGCTAACGCACGAGGTCACTATGCTATTCCTGCAATGGGTGTGGAATTAGGCATCTGGCAAGGTCAGTATAAAAATATGCAAGCACCTTGGTTGCGCTGGTGGGATGCACAGGGAAATTTGTTATTGAATAGTGATGAGCAATGCCAAGTGCTAACTACGCAAACCCAAGTACTATCACAAGAGTTAGAGCAAGAACAGCAACGTGCTGAACGTTTAGCAGAAAAGTTGCGTCAATTGGGTGTTGACCCTGATCAATTGTAA
- a CDS encoding rRNA large subunit pseudouridine synthase E: MTIDDRYIIFHKPYGVLSQFTQETPEHITLKDYIDVPDVYPVGRLDWDSEGLLLLTNNGQLQHHLSNPRFGHERTYWVQVERIPDLDAINKLQTGVQIQDYRTRPAKVRLLPENPPVGDRHPPIRFRKNVPTAWLEMTLTEGKNRQVRRMTAAVGFPTLRLIRVSIGNLSLNDLSLGQWRDLTPSEVKLLHDALSHKGIRKRLNR; encoded by the coding sequence ATGACTATTGACGATCGCTACATTATTTTTCATAAACCCTATGGAGTCTTGAGTCAATTTACTCAGGAGACTCCAGAGCATATCACCCTGAAAGATTATATTGATGTGCCTGATGTTTATCCGGTGGGGCGTTTGGATTGGGATAGTGAAGGGTTACTTTTATTAACAAACAATGGACAATTGCAACATCATCTGTCTAACCCGCGTTTTGGACATGAGCGAACTTATTGGGTGCAAGTAGAGCGCATTCCCGATCTAGATGCTATAAACAAGTTACAAACAGGGGTGCAGATTCAAGATTATCGGACGCGACCAGCAAAAGTCAGGTTATTACCTGAAAATCCACCTGTGGGCGATCGCCATCCGCCAATCAGATTTCGCAAAAATGTTCCGACTGCTTGGTTGGAGATGACTTTGACTGAAGGGAAAAATCGCCAAGTCCGGCGAATGACGGCGGCTGTAGGTTTTCCCACTTTAAGATTAATTAGGGTGAGTATAGGCAATTTAAGTTTAAATGATCTATCTTTAGGTCAATGGCGTGACCTTACTCCTTCGGAAGTCAAATTACTCCATGATGCGCTTTCTCATAAAGGAATCCGCAAGCGTTTAAACCGTTAA
- a CDS encoding ATP-binding protein gives MSLNQRSHCHQTHTHPTRLELALETASKIELGTAEKLRRTQEELRQYRMLYENLPSVYFNLDTTGLILSVNQFGANSLGYTPEQLIQQPIFKLFSQPDLQKLSEAFISLLQTKSENALHCGGLVLESPTHQAKCVKVILRLILDSEQYSDKKTTILMVCEDITPAKLVEQVPETKQSQLAAIESLTQLKDEFLGTVSHELRTPLTNMKMAIQMLGIALDREQNFLSEMTKPAGDRLKSACYFEILDHECDREINLINNFLDLQRLDTNAQPWVLETIHLQQWLWRIVEQFKTRNFHICQQQLQINLDPSLPPLTSNPFSLERILIELLTNACKFSPPGAVITIAAQHKSPDILFQVINTGVEIPTLELPRIFDKFYRIPSNDPWKQGGTGLGLALVQKLIEQLGGTIKVESESNRTCFTIQLALNGK, from the coding sequence ATGAGCCTAAATCAGCGATCGCACTGTCATCAAACACATACGCATCCTACACGCCTAGAATTGGCATTGGAAACTGCCTCCAAGATAGAACTTGGGACAGCAGAAAAGCTGCGTCGTACCCAAGAGGAACTCCGACAGTATAGGATGTTGTATGAAAATCTTCCCTCTGTATACTTCAATTTGGATACAACAGGACTGATTTTGTCTGTCAACCAGTTTGGAGCTAATAGTCTTGGGTACACACCAGAACAATTAATCCAACAGCCCATTTTTAAATTATTTTCTCAGCCAGACCTGCAAAAACTCTCTGAAGCTTTCATAAGTCTTTTACAAACTAAATCAGAAAATGCTCTTCACTGTGGAGGCTTAGTTTTAGAATCTCCTACTCATCAGGCAAAATGCGTAAAAGTCATATTAAGATTAATCCTGGATAGTGAGCAGTATTCTGATAAAAAGACAACTATTTTGATGGTTTGTGAGGACATTACCCCAGCAAAATTAGTGGAACAAGTCCCCGAAACAAAACAATCTCAGTTAGCAGCAATAGAAAGCCTCACTCAACTAAAAGACGAATTTTTGGGTACGGTTTCCCATGAACTACGTACACCTTTAACTAATATGAAAATGGCGATTCAAATGTTAGGAATCGCCCTGGATCGAGAACAAAACTTTTTGTCAGAAATGACAAAACCAGCAGGCGATCGCCTAAAATCAGCTTGTTATTTTGAAATATTAGATCATGAATGCGATCGAGAAATAAATCTGATTAATAATTTTCTCGATTTACAACGTCTCGACACCAATGCTCAACCTTGGGTTTTGGAAACAATTCATCTACAGCAATGGTTGTGGCGCATAGTAGAGCAATTTAAAACCCGAAATTTTCATATTTGCCAGCAACAATTACAGATTAACTTAGATCCCTCTCTCCCCCCCTTAACCTCTAATCCGTTCAGTTTAGAACGTATCTTGATAGAACTGCTCACTAACGCTTGTAAATTCAGCCCTCCAGGCGCAGTCATCACCATCGCCGCCCAACACAAATCTCCAGATATCCTATTCCAAGTAATTAATACTGGTGTAGAAATTCCTACGCTAGAATTACCCCGGATTTTCGATAAATTCTACCGCATTCCCAGTAACGATCCTTGGAAACAAGGCGGTACAGGCTTAGGTCTAGCACTAGTCCAAAAACTCATCGAGCAACTAGGAGGAACAATAAAAGTAGAAAGCGAGTCAAACCGTACCTGTTTTACCATCCAATTAGCGCTGAATGGTAAATAA